In Lactococcus protaetiae, the genomic window TCTATTCCAAAAATCATTATTAAACTCCTCTAAACATTGTGGCTAGTTCTTTATCTCGGCTAATATGGTTTTCTGCAAATTTTTGCATGGCTTCAACAACTTTTTCTTGTTGTTCGAAATACTTATCAATTTTTTTGAGTGCCTTTTTATATTTATCACTCTCATAAATTCGCTTAGAGCCTACCAGAGAGAGATAAATATTTTTTGCTTCAAAGTAACCTATCACACTTCCACAAGCTCCTACGATTTTATATATCATTTCTTCTTCTTGATTTTTAGCCTCATTTTTTAAACGATTAATTTTACTTATGGCTTCTTCTTTTTGGACAAAAATTTCTGCGTGCATAGTTTGAGCTGTCGCAAGAACCAGCTCCGTTTCTACAAAAACTTTTTGAATACCTGATAAACCACCTGAACTCAATTGCTTTTTAAAGCCACTAATCAACTCATAACCGTTCTTAATTTGAGTCTTTTCAAATTTTTTTGCTTCACTTTTAGAAACTTTAACTTTTCCGTCAATGCCGTAATAATTTCCTTTTCCGTCAATCAAATAGCCCAGAGAATCAAATTTCCATGCAGTAATTGCGTGATAATTTAAAGGATTTATCCCTAAGTTGCCGTAGTTTACGACAACCTCTGCGCCTGTCCCCCCATGCCAGCCTAAATAAAGGTCTATAAATAATTGACCGCTCTTAAAACGACCGATAGCATCTCCCCCTTGACCAATGACATCATCTTTATTAAGAAAATTAGTCAGCTTATTCGGATTTTCTCTCAACCATTTTTTAGCCTGGTCTGATAAAACGCTGTAAGGATCAGGACCGTTAAAAGTTACCGTTTGCCAATGATGTTCTGCTCCTTGTGCTAAGGCTAAAAAGCCTCCCAAAGAATGCCCTGTCACAGAAATATTTGATTGAGGATATTTATTAGCGACTGACTGGGCAAAGTTACTCGCAGATTTTAATTGACCGTCACTAATAGAGTACACTACATTTTTAACATCAGCAAGAATATCTTTCAAATCAGACGAATTTGTACCAGCATAAGCAATTACAACTTGATTTTTATCTACTTGACCGTTCACTACTGGCGCTACTGCCATAGCTTGAAAACCATTCTTTTTATCGTCTTCTGCTTTTAAAACTTTCCAAGATGAACCATTCTTCCAAAATGTATCTCCTTTGTGTAAAACAATTCCTACTGCAGATGCATCAACTTGATAAGCTTCTTGTGCTAAACCATTATAATCTTGTGCTGTTGTCATTGAAGTACCTCACTTTTCCCATTACTATAAACTACTTCAATTTTATCAGAACCTGTAAATGATGGAAAAGTTGAATCATAGCCATCTAAAGCAAAATCTATACCTGTTTTATTTAAGTTCATACGGTATACTTTGCCTTTAACAGTTACACTTGCACCAATGGTCCACGGTAAACCAACCCCTGAATGTCCACCTTTACCTGTAAAAACAACTTTTGTCGCATTGTAGTCTTGTTTTTTTAAAGCTAAAGCAGCTTCACGTTCGTTTGATAATTCTTTTTGATTATCCATGCATTTTTTTCCTCCAACTCCAACTATCAAGACTAAAATAATTAGTCCTAATATGACCCAATTTTTACGCTTTTTCATACAGCTATCTCTCAATCAATTATTTAATCTGATACCGCACATACTAAGCTTAATTGTATCAAATTTTTCTTTAAAAATAAATTATCGTTACAATATTAAATAATCTTTAAATGAAATAATTTAACTTTTTTGGTAGCTCATTTGGTAGCCAAACAAAATAATACATCAGTTTTTCATGAAAACTAATAAACTAAAATGCCTTTAAATCAACCTTCTAATATCAAAATAATACGCTCTTAGTCTTACAAACTGGGGTAAACGTGAGGGGGTTAGCACCCCCTCACTTATGCGTTTTGCTCTTCCTCGCACTCCTCACTCCAGTTTTCGAGAGTAGAAAAGGTGCTAGGGTGTCTAGGGCTCGCACTCGCTAAGCGCGCTAACGCGCGCCCCGCTCGTCACTTCACCCTTTCCACTCCTAGCCCTAATCTTTTCTACTCTCGCTGTCGTTTCGTCGCCACTCGGGCAAAACGACTGTACCAATCTTTTTAACCGAAATCCACCATCACTTCAGCAATTATTTCTTTTAACGTTCCCTCCCCATTATTTTTCCTGTCAAATACTTGCACAAATAGGCGCTTTTCTTTTTCCGAATAGTCTTTTCCTGTAAAATTGACCCCCGAATCTTTTAATAAACCCTTGATTTTCTTAAACATCCTTTCATCAGTTGAAAGTTCATTAATCAAATCATTTTGCAAATAGCGTACTTCTTTTACTACTGGCTGTTCAATATCCTCAATTCTAGACAATTGCTTAAAATCATTGTAAAAACTAAAGTCTTTAGAATTAGGCAACAATGGAGCAAAAAACTCTCTCGCTGGCAATCCATTAACTGCCACATAGCCTCGACCATAGACCTTTTTTCCGTCAACTTTTTCAACATACTTAAATGCCTTATTTGCGTTAACTTCTCCAAATACAGAATCATAAGTATAACCTGAAACACGACCTACTGTGATTCTAAACATGATGTTATCTTTAAGCGTAGAAGGCAAGTCATCTGTTTTTACATTTTGTGTCGCTATAACAATGAACATCCCAGCTCCACGACCTTTTAGGAAAATTTGTTTCAAGTCACCCATGACTTTAAAAGCATCAATTTTAGAATCTCTCGGTAAATTTTCTAACTCTGACACTAAAGAGGGATATTCATCAATTAAAATAAATTCAGGCGCTAAATCATACTTGTAAAATGCTTCTAATTCTGTTTCATTCTTTGCATTTGAACGCTCACGCATTATCGCATAACGTGCCCGCATCCGCTCATGAGCATCTACAATTCGTTGAGCCATGGTTTCAGTCGTCCATGTGACACGGTCTTTTAAAACCTCTAAATCAGCCAATTTCACAAAATCAGCTTCTTTAGGATCAAGAATTTCAACCCGACCAATTCTTAGCAAACCGACCAACAAGGAACGCAGTAAAACAGTTTTCCCTCCACCAGTACCGCCAGCAATTAATAAATGTGGGTTTTCAATAAAATCCCATATTACTCCCTCAGCAAGTTTAATTCCCTCTTTAACCGTACCTCTAACATCTTTTGCAGAGATACGACTTCTAATCGCATCAATCGCATACTCAAAAGTGATATATGCCCCTTCGTTAACCTGATTCATCATATCAGCTGAAAAGGCTGTCTCTAATTGCCCACCGATTTTTAAAAAGCGGTCTTGAAACTTTATCCCTTCTAGTTGAAAACTCGCTGACATGGTTAATTTATCTTGCTTCAAATATACTTTGGGTAATTTTATTTTTTCTCTAGAGCCATTTGCTCCTTTTATCCGTTTCGTATAATAAAAACCATTTTGAATCATAAAGCGCCACAAAATAAATTCTCTACGGCGCTTTGTGAACCATCTCCCTTTAGTGATAAAGAGTTGATACAATCTATAAATCAAAAAGGATGAAATTAAGAGATAGGCAATAGAAACCCCACCAACAAGAAACCAGTGACCATAAAATTTATGGTACAGTAGCAAACCAATCCCCCAGCCAGCAAGCAGAAAGGAAACGCAATAACAAAAACAAGCAAAGGAAAAATAAGTTTATCTAAGTTTTTTACTCGATGCCCTTTTGGAAATAATTTTTTCATTTAAAGCCCTCATTATTTATTTTGATTGCCTTTTTGATTGTTGTTTCCATTTTCTGGTTGTTTTGGAGCTTCGGCTTTAACGGGTTCTGCTTTAGGAGAACTTGATGGAGTGACAGCTTTCACGTCATCAGCTTTAAGAGAGAGAGAAACTCGAATATTCTCCACCTGACTTTGGTCACGATAAAGTGTTGCTGATACTGTACCTGATAATTGGAAATGAGTAAATAAAGGAAGTTCTCGAACGTTCGAATCCAAGTTCAAAACATCAATTGAATACATTTCATTATTCAACGTTGAGCGAGCTTGAATCACAAACTTTTCAATCTCACCTGTCGGTTGACCTTCTGCATCACGAAAGATTTTAGGTTCAACAGAAATAAGAATGAAATCCCCAAAGGTTTTCTCAATATCAATCATTGATGAAATATTCCCGTTCCCTGTTCTGAAACTAGAAGTAAAATCGTCTGAACGCCCCTTAACAAAAGCCACAGGGTCAACGGCATCTCCTTTTTTAGCACTTGATGCCAATGGTGTAAAGGTCAAAAATGTTGATTGATTATCTTCATCAATTGAACGGATAGAAGGCTGAATAACGATTTGACCGAAAGTAACTTCTTCTCCAATTTCAACTTCTTCAGCACGTCTAGCTTCGGTTACATAGATTTCAGCAAGACCCACCGTTTGAGTAGTCACTGGATATTTTACTTTTGTTCCTGTATTACGTCCTCCAACCTGCGCCCGTGATGTATTTGCAACAAGTACCGCTTTCCCAAAAAAGTTTTCTTTAAGTGTGAAGCGTGGTAGTGAATTTGACATAGTTTTATTTCTCCATTTTTCTATTTATTTTTTTGTTCTGAAAAACCCCAAAATCAGGGTGATTTCGGAGCCATTGTTTTTGATTACCGTTAACTAACAGTATTTTTGGTGGTATATCTTTCACTTTTTCTAGCATATTTCCTCTCTTTTTTAGAGTTATAGTTTATTGACTTTGCGGTCAAATGGTTTTACTTTGTGGTATACTTAAATTGTTACAAACCTTTTGCTTCACCTCGAAAACTTTGGATATACTATTTGCAATCTTAGAAAACGAGGAAAGCAAAATGGTAAGTGACATTTTAGAAATTATCTTTGAGGGATTAGAACTTTTGATTTATGGAATAATAGAACTGCTTATTTCTATATTCTGGTGGACTATCTCAATATTGAAATGGTTAATCACCCGTGTAATAACAGCCCTTCTAACTATTGTTATTACACAACATCAAAAAGAATGCTTTGATTTTATTGAATTGTCTATTCAAGCTTTAAAAAATCATCTACAAAGATAAGTTCGAACTCTTAAAATATAACTATTCAATATAAAAATATCAGTGATAGTGATGTTTATTTTAAGAGCAAGCAGAAGAAAAAACTTTTTCTGCTTTTTAATTTATTGACATCTCGGTCAATTAGTTTAAATCACAAGTTATTACTATTATCTTTTAGAAATGCTGATAATTTTGGAAAATCAACCGCATATTCATCAAGAATAGTCACTTGGACAAGATGAACTATTAGAAGTCCTGTAGAAACATTATTTTTAAAACTTTCAGAAATTTCATTATCATCTTGAATTCTTAATTGGAGTTCTTCCAAATTACGCTGACATTGCGATAAATTTTTCACAGAACGAGCTAGAACTTCTCTTTCTTCCTTAGCAATTTTACCCATTGTTACTCACCCGCTAAAATCTTTTCTTTTCCACGTTCAAAGGCTTCTTCAACCAATCGGTGACAGTCTTCTCTTTCCTTAGCGAGTCGTTCTAACAAATACTGCTTTTTAATAGCTTCTTGAATTGAACGCTCAAAATCATCAAGGTCAGGAATCTTTTTTTCAAGTTCTTCTTCTGAAAGCGCAATATCTACCCGTAAAGGAATTGACTTTCCACATGAAATATCTAATATTAAATTCAGAGCTTCTACTTGTGTTTTGATTTTAGGCATAATTTTTGTTTTTCCTTTCATTCCATAAAAAAATCACTGCGTTATTATATGAACCAGTGATTTTTATTTCATATGTTTTATAAATCTTATAAAGGTTAGGATAAAGCTCTTTTAAATGTTTAAGCCTTAACATAGCCTTATCATAAGCTTCACGTAATGCTTGTGAGTTATCCCAATCTAAACAACGACTTGTTTCAAAACGGACGTAAATTTCCCTACACTCTTTTTCTGCTTGAAAGCATTGTGAGGATAATTTCATTTCTTTTTTCCTTTCACTTAAATTTATACGCACTTATGCGGAACGTGAGAATCGAACTCACTTTATTCAACCGAGAAATCCTTTTTCCGCTAATAAAAAATTGCTCTCTCAATCATGAGAAAGCAATCATTAGGAGTAAATAAACCTTTTTATGACTTATTCAGGTCAAGTTATTTAATTCAACAACACAAATTAAACCCTCCCCATAAATATTTTCTGCCCAATTCAACACGCTTTCTAAGGCATTTTCAGCACGTTTTCTACTAGAATAAGCTTTAGCCATACTTTTAACTTCAGAAAAGACCGCATATCTACTTCCCTGAACTATAAATGATTCTCCTGTATAATATCCCTCTAAAAACTTTATCGTACTCTTAATGACATACAAAGTCGTCTCTTTGTCTTTAGCTTTTGTCATTTCTTTCCCTCTTCAATCGCTGCAAGTGCTTCATTTTCAGCCAGCACATCTTCAATATTTCTTCCAGTCACTTTTTCGATATAATCAGCTGCGTTTTTTTGAGTTTTAGCTAACTCAGCAAGTTTACTATCGGCAATATTTCCTTCAACAATATTTTGATTAATGTTTGCGGCAGCACTTATATAAATTAATGTATGAATTAATTCATCACGTTCTTTCTTGACTTCTTCAAGCTCTCGCAATGCTTTAAGCGTTGTTGCATTTTCTAAATCATTCACTTTCGATACCTACGATTTCTTCTAAGTAGTTATCAATGAAAAATGACCAATCATTTCTGTGATGAACCTTGATGATTTTTAGTGCTTCTACTAAAATATCACGCTGTTTCTTGACTTTTTCAAGCTCAAGTTTGTCAGTGCTGACAGAGCCGTCGGTAAATAACCGCATAAGTAGCTTTTTCTGAAAATTTATCTTCTTCTTATTTGTAGAAGTTGAGCATATCATTCTGTAAATTTCAAGATTTTCCTCAAATTCTTCTGTTTTATTAAGTTGTCTCATTTCTTTATCCTCTCACAGCAAAACATTGTTCCATATATTCTAAGCAAGCTCTTGAACGTAAGCCATTTGAATCGCCATATTTTGCATTTTGCTCCAAAACGTCCATCACAAAATTGAATATTTCCATTTGCTTAGTAAGCCCTAGAATCCAAAATAAGTTTTTGTTATAAAACTCAGAAAAACGAATCAATAATTCTGTATCTGGCTTTGTCTGTCCTTTTTCATATCTGATATATGTTCTTTCAGTCAAACCCAAAGCATCACATACTTGATTTTGAGTTAAATTATTCATATGTCTTAAATCTGAAAGTCGCTCTGCAATAGTCGTCATTTGTTTATCTCCAAATAAAAAAACAGCCTTTGAAAGACTGTTTGAGTGATTAATTGACTTGAACGGGTTCAACACCGTATCTAATACTATGACCTGCAAGAAGCAAATTTGTTGCTTCTTCTGAATTTGCTGTTGAAGTAGCGTAAGCTTGAGCTTCTCCTAAAGTATTAAATGTTTGCGACCATCTACGCACTCCATCAACTGAAACCCAGCCTACATACTTATATACTGGTGTTGGTTGTGAGGGTTGTGTTGGTATAGAACTAGACGGAGGTGTTACTGGTGTCGTCGGTTGTTGAGTGTTTCCCCAGCATTGTTATTACCATTTGATGATGAATTACCTTGTGATGCTCCACCTGTATTACTTTGCCCTGAATTGTATGAAGAATTGGCATTATTTGAGCTTTGATTACTATTTGAATTTGTATTTGATGATTGACTTTGAGCCGTTGTGCTACTTGTTGTTTGATTAGCTGTACTTGCTTTTGTTGCTTCTGCTTTTTTCTTCTCTGCTTCAACTTTTACTTTTTGAGTAGAAATAGCTTGTTTGACTTTATCCAGCCGAGCTTGTTGTGACTTTTTATCTTTTTCAAGGTAGCTGTCTTTTTCTGCATTGATTGCATTTTGTGCCTTTGTCACATCAACCTCTTTTTTAGATTTTTCGGCAATCGCAATTAAGCCGTCAGTTGCTTTCAACTGATTGAGCAAACTTTTCAATTTATCCACTTCTGGTTGATATATTTTTTGATTTTTAGCACTCAATTTCTTAATCGCTGTTTCAGCACTTTTTATGTCTTCATCTTTACGTGAAGTATAAGCTTTTTGTATCGCTACTCTAGCTTTTTCTTTCAAATCGTTTGTCTTTTTCTCTAGTTGTGATGTTTCATCTTTCTTACTTTCAACTTTAGAACCACCACACGCTGATAACATACCTACTGATAGCAATGCAATAGTCGCAAGTGCAACTGTACTTTTCTTATTCATAATTTACTCCTTTAATGCTCCTATTGTTACTTTATTATAACATAAAGTAACAACATAATTATCTTAAAATTAAGAGAAATAGCGGATTTGAACCACTATCTGATGAATCATCTATTTTTCTTAAACTAATTTCTCATAAAAAACCTATCGCCATTTTTCTAAAAATAAAGGCACTTTAGAAAGTATCTCTCTTTTCATGAGTGTTATCTTTATTCCTAAATAAATATTGATTGGTTTTTACTTTATTCTCACTTTAAATTAAAAAAAAAAGAATTGACCTTTATCAATTCTTTTGCTTTTATAACTCTATTTTATTCTATTAATTAAAGGGAAGATGAAGATTTTTGACAGACTTCCCCTTAACAACGTGTATTTTCCTGACTATTTCACAACAGTCTGGGCTTTCGCTATCGGGGCGCATCATACTGCTTCCTCCCTAGCTAGTGGATAAGTGGCACTAGCGCCGGTTATTTAATTGGAATAAAGCTATGAATCTCAATAAACTTTTAGTACACATTGACTTTTCTCCTTTAGAAATGTTAAAATAATAATTGTCTAGGTTATTAATTTAACATTTCAGTGGAGGTTGCCAAAGCGCGCTTCCGCTTATTTTCGTTTATGTAATTAATAGAACTATTAACTACATAAACCATTTTAATACTACTACTAATTTTTGTCAAGTATAAACTTCTATTTTTTTAATTTTTTTTGGAGAAAGTAAAATATGTTCTATGAACGCCTAAAATCACTAGCAAATGAAAAGAAAAAATCACTAAATCAAATTGAAAATGACTTAGGTTTCTCAAAAAATACATTATATAATTCTAAAAAATATACTCCTCAGGGCGATAAGTTAGCCAAATTAGCCGAATACTTTGGTGTCAGCATAGACTATCTTTTAGGAAAGAAAGATACTCGAGATAATGAACCTTTAACAGAAGAAGAAAACGAACTTATCGCTGCTTTTCGCATGGAAAGAGAAGATATGACCCCTGATGAACAAATTCAATTTAATAAAGCACTTAAAGACCTTATGAAATATGCTAAAGATACTTTAAATGACGATTCTAAGTGGAAAAAATAAGATGATTTTATGAAAAAATACGAATACAGAATCGTTAATACTAACACTTATAGCAGATGTCTTAATATGGCAAATGAACTTATTGAACAAATTTCCATACAATTAAAAATCTCAAAATCTAAAATTTTACCCTCTGATATAATCATATTTTTTGAAAATCAACATAATATAAAATTCAATTTTTTTGAAGCAGACAACTCAAACAATCAGGTTGTATATAAAGACTTAATACCAAATGCAGAATTTAAACTTGTAGATAATAGTTTAATTAATCGTATATCTGGTGCAACATTTCCTAACAAGGGCAGAATCTTAATTTTGATAAATCAAACCATGCCCTTACCTCGTATTATTTTTACAATACTACATGAACTTTGCCATCTTCATTTTCATAACTTAGAACAAAACAAAAGAATATTTGCTTCTAAATTTTCAGGTATTTATCCTGATGAATTAATGCCTTTTGAAGATGAAGCAAATATTATCGCTTCAATTTTATTTTGTCCTACGGAAAAATTAGAAACATTATTAACTCGAAATTATTCTTTTAATAGAATTTGCGCATTAATTAACATAAGCAAAACTGCATTACGCAATAGAATATTAAATTATCTTTATCACATCATCAGACTAGATTACAAAGAAGCTTCTAATCTAGTTGAAAATTTTAAAAATGATAACTATAAAGCTACAAACAAAATTAAAAATCTAATCAATAAAAAGAATATCAAACGAACGACTATCAAATTTTATCCTGTCAAAACAAGTCGAGGTGTGATTGAAGACTATCAAACTTGCTTAAAGTTTCTGCAAAATCTGTCTATAAACGAACTTCTCTTTGAACAAGAATATGCACATTTTTCTAAAAATCGTGTACTAGAGCAACTTATCATGAATGAATATTTACGGAAACAACAAAGCAATATTTAATGCAATTTTTGAACAAAATAAAAAGACCTATAAAATTTGTATTTTCATAAGTCTTTTATTTTTTTAATTTTTTAGTTTAATTTAACCAAGCTTGGATAATCCGATTTCAAACTATCTAAAGCTGCCTGAATAGAATCATAAGAACTATACTCATCATATACATCATCTTTCGTTAATGATGCAACATTTATCTTATCGCCATTTAATTCTAGTCCTTTATAGCCATAAATATAATAACTTGTTGTTTTCGTATGTTGACCAAAAAAATTTGAATCATCAATAATTTTATAAATGGAAATCACAGAAAAACCTCTGAATTGGAATCTTGAATATTTTCCCCAATGAAATAACTTTCTTGTCGAGTAATAGTATAGGTATCATAATCATCAGACTTTTTATCACTTCTTACCACAGTATCAATTTGGCTAAGTAAATCATTCAAGTTTGAAATTTTGGGAGAATCTAAAAGTCCTGAAACTTTAATAGTTGTATCTCCTTTACCTGAAAGAATAAATCCTTTCTTAGCTAATGCCGCCACATAAGAATTAGAAAGATACATTTTTACAGAATCGCCATTTGTTAAATTTTTTCCACCCTCATCAGCTAAATATGAATCAGTAGTCTGACTTAAATTAAAAATTTCATCATTGTAAGTGAGTGAGCCAAAATGATTATATCCTATAACTTTTATGGGATATTTTTTTATAATATCAGAAATCTTATAAACTGTTGATTTTTCTAACCCTGAAACTGTCAATGCTTTTTTTGCTGATTTAATCGGATTATCTTTAAGGCTAGTTGTCACACTTAATGTTATCTTATCGCCATTTGATAAGTTATTATCTTTACTTAATTTGACTACTGTATCATCTAAATATTTCGTTAACTGAGCCATTTTAGTAATATTAGCAGTTAAAACATCATCATTTCCTTTTTTTACCGCATCCACATCAGAACTACTATAACCTACTTTTTTAGCTATAATAGCTTCCATCTCATTTTTATAATTCTCTGATAATACAGCAATTCCTAATTTATTATAACCAGAATATTTTACATCTATATTAGTAATGATATTTTTAGGACGGCTATTAACAAAAGAAAACACGCCAATAATTAAAACAATTATAAAAACAATACTACCTGCTAAAATAATATACTGTTTATTTTTACCACCAAATCTTTGTTTCAAGCTCACAGCATCAAGCTTTGAAATATTTTCAGTTTTATCTTCTAGCGTTTCTTCAAATTCAAATTCGCCATTTTCTTTAGCCTTCAAAAATTCTTCAACAGATGGCTCTCTACCATTCATTTGTCGAAACGCTTGTTTCCACTCCTCTTTTGTCATAAATTCTCCTTAAATTTTGAACAATTCTTTTTATACTTAATCGGCTGATGCATCCGTATCTCGAAACATCTTATTGTATCTTTCTTCATCTTCTTGATTATCTCTTACCACTTTAGCCACAGTAAAAGAAGATGAAATCAAACCAACCGCAGCCATTAAGTAATACCCCTTAACCATCAATGGCTCTTTTAATGCGTATAAGCCAATCAACAATAAAACTACAAAAAATGCAAATGCTCCCCATGCCATCATTTGATAAGCGGGTGTATTCCGATAAACTTTTTTCTTAATATTATTCATTACTTTCTTTTCCTTTCAAACATTAAAAAACCAAAACTTTTGGTATTCAATTATTCTGTTTTTATCTTAATTTAATTATCATCTCAATCCCAAACAATAACAAATACATCCCCATTCCCAACAGGATAATCTGCTAAAAAGTCCGTTCCATCAAAATGAAGATGTTTTCCTTTAACGTCAAGTTTCCAATTTTGGGGTAAAAAAACTTGATTTGAACGAAACATATTATCAAGTAATTCTATCAGGCGATTTACTGTTACTTGAATAGGAATAACTAAATCTAATTGTCGCCCCTCATATTCAAGGCTTATAGTAATATGTGTATCTGTTCGCATAGTAACCTATTTCTACCAACCATAAAAGAAAATTCAAAAATCATAATCTTTCTTCAAATCTTCAAAAAGCTCTTTAACCTGTGGAGACAATCCTTCTTTTTGTTCCATTTCTAACTCTCTAAGTCTAGCAATCAAAATACGCATAGTTGTACCAAAATGTTGGTGAGAATTAATCGAATCTCTTGCTAAAAACAAAGCTCTTTTTTCCTCATAACTCTTAGAGTACCTAGACCTTGTAACAACCATGGTATCTATTCTTACATAGTAATGTGTTTGTTTTTTAGTTAAATCATTAACCCCATCTTTAAAAAAACTCATTGTTTATCTACTGTGCTCCTGTTCCTGCAAATATAGGTCCTTGCCCTGAATTATCTGTCATTGTAGAAGAATTTTGCTTATTCTCAATCTCACGTTTCTTTTTCGCTTCAGATTCTAACCGAGCTAATTCTTCAAGATATTCTTTCCCTTTTTTCTTAATAGTTGTAGTTTCCAAAGTTGAATTGATTTCTCCAAATTGAGTTAAAGCGTTAGCGAATCTATTGGCATAAAGTAAACCATTGTTTTCATCTTCAGGATTAGGCATTTTCTTATTATTTTCAATTATTCTATCTGGATCAGCAACATACCCTAAAAGGTGCTTCATAGAGCTCCCTGCTTCAATTGAAACTAATTTGTTTGTTGTCGTATTTACAACATAACGAATCACATTATCTGAATCTGGCTCTCCATAACTAACAGTAATCAACTCTATATTATCATTATCATGTATTTTAGGATATTCTTTTATTTTTGAAAAATAAGCATTAACCACTTCTGAGGTTTGTTTAAGTTTATCAAGTTCTTTTTGATTTTTACCTAATTTTTGGAAAGTAAGATAAAGTTTTTCAGCTTCTTCAAGTGAAATTCCCATCTCTGAACTTAATTTTTCAATTGCTTTTAATTCACTTAAACGATTTTTATATTTATTTTTTATTTTACTATCCGTATAACTCGTTCCGTTATCAAGAGATTGATTTCTCATTGTACTCAACCAATTCAAATTAGAGCCTACTGGATATTTAGGATTGCCCCCACTATCAAAAGTCGTTCCATTGAGCATTTTTATCCCCTGCATTGCAGATTGAAAAACAGCTAGACTATCTGAAAAAAGAGAGGCGGTCATACTTGAAAAGCTTTCTAATGCGTTCATTTTCTCTTCATAACCCTGTTTCAATCGCTCTAACCGTTCCAATTGTTCTTGTAGTGCCTGTGCTTCACTGAACGTTCGAACACTTTCAAGAACATTCCCTCCCAAAACATTAGACATTTGAACTGAAAAATCTTGGTCAAGTTGAATTTGTTCTTCAACAGTACGCATTGTTTCTTGAATCAATCGATGCTGTTGTTGCAAAATCTCCATATCTAAATGTCCATAGTGACTAATACTGCTATCTGCCGACTTATAAGCTGAAAGGTCTGATTTTATATCCTCAATCGCCTGTTTCACTTTTAGTATTGTTGGGTGAATCACTGCTTCAAAAAGATTCTTGCCCGCATGATAA contains:
- a CDS encoding helix-turn-helix transcriptional regulator — encoded protein: MTTIAERLSDLRHMNNLTQNQVCDALGLTERTYIRYEKGQTKPDTELLIRFSEFYNKNLFWILGLTKQMEIFNFVMDVLEQNAKYGDSNGLRSRACLEYMEQCFAVRG
- a CDS encoding Mbeg1-like protein encodes the protein MTTAQDYNGLAQEAYQVDASAVGIVLHKGDTFWKNGSSWKVLKAEDDKKNGFQAMAVAPVVNGQVDKNQVVIAYAGTNSSDLKDILADVKNVVYSISDGQLKSASNFAQSVANKYPQSNISVTGHSLGGFLALAQGAEHHWQTVTFNGPDPYSVLSDQAKKWLRENPNKLTNFLNKDDVIGQGGDAIGRFKSGQLFIDLYLGWHGGTGAEVVVNYGNLGINPLNYHAITAWKFDSLGYLIDGKGNYYGIDGKVKVSKSEAKKFEKTQIKNGYELISGFKKQLSSGGLSGIQKVFVETELVLATAQTMHAEIFVQKEEAISKINRLKNEAKNQEEEMIYKIVGACGSVIGYFEAKNIYLSLVGSKRIYESDKYKKALKKIDKYFEQQEKVVEAMQKFAENHISRDKELATMFRGV
- a CDS encoding ImmA/IrrE family metallo-endopeptidase, with translation MANELIEQISIQLKISKSKILPSDIIIFFENQHNIKFNFFEADNSNNQVVYKDLIPNAEFKLVDNSLINRISGATFPNKGRILILINQTMPLPRIIFTILHELCHLHFHNLEQNKRIFASKFSGIYPDELMPFEDEANIIASILFCPTEKLETLLTRNYSFNRICALINISKTALRNRILNYLYHIIRLDYKEASNLVENFKNDNYKATNKIKNLINKKNIKRTTIKFYPVKTSRGVIEDYQTCLKFLQNLSINELLFEQEYAHFSKNRVLEQLIMNEYLRKQQSNI
- a CDS encoding EsaB/YukD family protein; protein product: MRTDTHITISLEYEGRQLDLVIPIQVTVNRLIELLDNMFRSNQVFLPQNWKLDVKGKHLHFDGTDFLADYPVGNGDVFVIVWD
- a CDS encoding helix-turn-helix domain-containing protein, whose translation is MFYERLKSLANEKKKSLNQIENDLGFSKNTLYNSKKYTPQGDKLAKLAEYFGVSIDYLLGKKDTRDNEPLTEEENELIAAFRMEREDMTPDEQIQFNKALKDLMKYAKDTLNDDSKWKK
- a CDS encoding FtsK/SpoIIIE domain-containing protein; translation: MLLYHKFYGHWFLVGGVSIAYLLISSFLIYRLYQLFITKGRWFTKRRREFILWRFMIQNGFYYTKRIKGANGSREKIKLPKVYLKQDKLTMSASFQLEGIKFQDRFLKIGGQLETAFSADMMNQVNEGAYITFEYAIDAIRSRISAKDVRGTVKEGIKLAEGVIWDFIENPHLLIAGGTGGGKTVLLRSLLVGLLRIGRVEILDPKEADFVKLADLEVLKDRVTWTTETMAQRIVDAHERMRARYAIMRERSNAKNETELEAFYKYDLAPEFILIDEYPSLVSELENLPRDSKIDAFKVMGDLKQIFLKGRGAGMFIVIATQNVKTDDLPSTLKDNIMFRITVGRVSGYTYDSVFGEVNANKAFKYVEKVDGKKVYGRGYVAVNGLPAREFFAPLLPNSKDFSFYNDFKQLSRIEDIEQPVVKEVRYLQNDLINELSTDERMFKKIKGLLKDSGVNFTGKDYSEKEKRLFVQVFDRKNNGEGTLKEIIAEVMVDFG
- a CDS encoding YiaA/YiaB family inner membrane protein, translated to MNNIKKKVYRNTPAYQMMAWGAFAFFVVLLLIGLYALKEPLMVKGYYLMAAVGLISSSFTVAKVVRDNQEDEERYNKMFRDTDASAD